Within the Vibrio sp. DW001 genome, the region GGGAATGATGAGTTATGTTTTCCCCTAATGATTTATTTACGCTCGAAATAAGGTCTGTTATTGCTGTGTGTTAAATCGATGATTTAGTTCCAATGATAGATAGAAAGACCGAGTGTTTGCCCGTGAAAACTCTAATTGATCCACCTGCATAAATTTACTACTGAGTATACTGTAGTTTGGTCTATTTGACGGCAGAGTAGGACGTTTGTTCATAGGCCCGATTTGATAAATATAGTAATCTGGGTCCTCAATCAGAATGCTTTCGATGTTAAATTTGGCAACCTTGCGCCCCGTGGGTGCGATAAGGTCACCGCCCGCAGCGCCGATAATACCATTCACTATGCTCTTATCTCCTGCCACCATAAATGGGCTTTCTGTTACTTCAAACACCACTCTTGGTCTTTGCTTCAATGGTTGAATTTGTTCGCGAACATGAACAAGCTCTTGGACAAGTTTATTGGCCTCAGACGGTCTATTTACCCGTTCACCTAAGCTTGTTATCTGCGTAAGGATTTGGTCCAATGTGACGGGGTCGTACTTCATCACCTCTACGTCCAGTTGTTGCGACATATACTCAGAAAAAAATCGGTTTGAACTGATGATAAGAAGGTCAGGTTTTAGGCCTTTTAGTAACTCGACATTTGGCTTGATGTGAGAACCTACCTTTAGCGCATTGGGGAAGTCGTCGTTACTGCGAGTAACGCCGACCACCTTGTCCTGAACGCCAAGTCTAATCAATATGTCACCAGCTGCGGGTGCAAGTAGGACAATTCTTTCGTAGGCTAAAGCTTCAGGAACAGAAACTAAAGCTAGTAGTATCAGAAGACACCGTAACATCGTAGACCTCGGAGAGTAGTTGTGGGGTAACTTGGTCCCTAAGGACATCATAAATAAGCTCCCCTTTTTTAAAGAAAAGGAACCGTTCAAAATAGCGATACGCAAGATTGATATCGTGCACAGAAGTGATGACCGTCTGTGGCAACTGGTGTAGGTGGTCAAATATCTCTAATGTATGACGGATATCTAAGCTGGAGTTGGGCTCATCTAAATAGATAATCGGGGCTTCCTGATTTAACACGCGCGCTAACATCACTCGACGTTTTTCACCGCCAGAGAGGTCTGAATAACTGCGTTTCTTATACTGTTCGATATCCAGTAACTTCAGTAGCTCGATGGTCTTGTCTTTATCTTGTTGTTGGAACTCATTGGTTTTCAAGTGTACATATCTTCCGAGCAGCGCAACCTCTAGGACGCTAAACGGAAATGAGATATCTGAAAACTGGGGTAGAACGGAAAACAGTCTCGCTCGCGTCGAGTGGGCGATCTCTTCCAATGGTTGTTGCTGATAAAATATGGATTGTTGAGGGGTTTCGATTAACCCAGCAAGCAAATTTATCAATGTACTTTTTCCGCAACCGTTCTCGCCCATTAGTGCCACTTTCTCACCAGATGCAATGGTTAATGAAGGGACGTTAAGGGAGAAATCGCTTCTGCGATATTCTAGATTTTGAATCTTGATATTAGCCATTCCAGAAGTGCTCCCTTCGGTGCTTTAACAGATAGAAGAAGAACGCACCACCGAATACCGCCGTCATAATACCGACTGGTAGCTCCGCCCCGCCTGGGATTATCACTCTCGCAATCGTATCCGATGCCATAAGCAGAAACGCACCAAACAAACTGGAATAAAAGATATTATGTTTCATATCGCTGCCAAAAAGACTGCGAGAGATATGAGGAACGATGAGACCAACAAAGCCGATAATCCCTGAAAAGCTGACCGCCACAGAAACCAGTAAGGTCGAGGCGATAAACACTTTTGAACGGAGGCGATGGACATTGACACCAAGGCTCTGTGCCGAGTGTTCATCTAGAGCCAAGATGTTCAGTTTCATTGAATTGCGGTGCAGATAAAAGAAGACGCCCGAAAACAATAAGGTGCAGATGGTTAGCCTTTCTAGGTTGACCATAAAAATGCCCCCCATTAACCAATAGACAATAGAGTTTAATGAGTCCTCAAAATAGTACTTAGAAAAGCTTATCACCGCAGAAGCGACCACATTCATAACGACCCCGGCTAAGATCATCGTAATTGGATTAATCCGTCCGGCTGTCAGGGACATTCGATAAACCATAGTGAGTCCACCTAACCCTGTTATAAAAGCAAATACAGAGACAAAGTGAACCGGCATACCAAGGGAAATGGCTAACACGGCCCCCAATGCTGAGGATGAAGCCGCGCCAGTGGTAAAGCTGTCTGCCAAAGGGTTTTTCAGCGTAAGTTGATAGATGCTGCCGCTAAGACCGAGCATGGCACCGATAACGGCCGAAAATAACACTCTAGGTACTCGAAGTTCGGTCAGAATTTTGTATTCGATCTGCGACATATCAAAAGGATTGATCCAATTGGGACCGATCAGCGTTGAAAGCAGCATACAAATAATAAAGATAGTAACTAATGTCCACCTCATGCTTCGACCTTATATACAATTCGATTGGCAACAAACAACAATATGAGAGTTAGAACAAACAATATAGCCAATGATGAGGTGTTAAATGGGGTATCCAACAGAGAAGAGCGAATGAGATCTGCGCTGTAAGTTAGTGGGGAAAACTTAGCCAGTATCTGAATAATCATGGGCATCTGGTCGACAGGAAAAAATGTGCCAGAAAGAAACATCATCGGGGTAATCACAAATGAATTCATGGTCGCCTGATCTCTATGATTTTTCATCTTGAGTGAGATGATAAAACCGATAAGCGCAAAGGCAACCAGATGCAGCAGTAATGCCAAGGCAAACTGAATTGAGAAATGTAAACTGATACCACAAAAAACGCTATAAATTGCCACGACAGCGACGGGAATCATGCCTTTGGTGACGCCATAAGCCACTTCGCCAGCCACGATTTGCCACCGCTGGTTAGGTGACAACAGGTACTCCTCAAATATCTTCAGATAGAAACGACTGATATTGATTTCGCTCGCGATATTATAGCTATGGTTCATGCTCGACATCGCTAAAAGTCCCGGTAACAAAAATGTGAGATATTCGATACCTTCAATAGTGGTTCCTTTGCCTACGCCATAGCCGAATGCCATCAGATATAGGAACGGAGGAACCGCTGCTGCCAATATGACACGGATAATCTTTTTCTTTAATACGGTGCATTCCCGATAGTAAATGCCTACGACACCATCAAGCATTCTTTATTAACCTTTTTCCAGTGAAATGGAGGAAAACATCTTCCAATGTGGTTTCTCTGACGCTGGTTTCTCTTACTCTCGTTTTCTTCGAACGGGTTTCCAAAGGTTCGTGAGAGATATCAGCGAGTTTTTCCAACGCTTGCTCTCGGTTATCGAAAAACTCCTGATGAAAATCCTCGGTTTCTATTTCAAGAACATAGCGTCCCAAGTTGTGCTTGAGGTTTTCTGCGGTTCCTTGTGTGATTATTTTCCCGCTATCTATAAAGATAACGCGATCCGCTAATCGTTCTGCTTCCTCGATATAGTGAGTAGTGAGAAAAATAGTGCAGTTACGTTCTTTGTTTATTTTATTGAGAAAAGACCACATTTTCCTTCGACTATGGGGGTCTAAACCCACTGTAGGCTCATCCAAAAACAAGATTTTCGGCTTGTGCATCAATGCGCGTGCGATAACCAGTTTTCGCTTCATTCCACCCGATAGTTTTGAGGCGGGTTTGTCTTTATGCTCTGTTAGCCCGGCGAACTCAAGGCACTCATCGATAGCCTGTGTAAGGTCAGCGCCGCGCATTTTGTACAATAGGCCGTGAACCTTAAGGTTTTCAACAGAGGTTAGTTCTCGGTCAACATTATTGTGTTGAGGTACGACCCCGATTAATCGCCTCAGTTCATGTCTGTTAGAGCGATTTTCTATCTTCTCATACAGAACCTGACCAGAGTCGGGTTCGAGCAGCCCAGTCATCATTTTGATTGTTGTGGTTTTTCCTGCTCCATTCGGCCCCAGAAAGGCGCACACTTCTCCGCAACGAAGGGAAAAACTCATCTCATCGACAGCCTTGCTTTTACCAAAATACCGGGTCAATGATTTAACCTCAATGAAAGCGTCGTCGGTGTGATGTTGGTCTGAAATCATGGCTGTACTGCTCTTTCTATTAAATGAGTATGATCAACGGTGTTAACGTAGCGTTATGTTGGCGTCTTTTGCCGCGTCGACGAGGTGTTGAAGATAGATCTTTTGAATGGATTCTTTGCTACCTAGTCCCTCGAGTAAAGGGGTTACTTTGATGTTTTGCTTCGACAACATCACTTTCCATGAGTCATCATCATCACCAGCCATATCGTTGCTTGCATGGTCTCCAGCCACGACCATTAGCGGTTTTACGGCAACACTTTGTATTGCGTCGCGTTTTAACTGCTCCATTATATTATCGAAGTTAGGATAACCTTCCACTAGGCCAACATAGATATTTACGTCGGGGTAACGTTTATTCATCACCTCTTGCAATTCATAATAGAGACCAGTAGAAAGATGGTCGTTGCCATGACCCATATAGATCAAAGCAGTATTGTTTTCCTTTGCTCGTTTCACATCGCTAGCGAGTGCTTCAGCCAGTTGGTCTAAGTCTTCTCGGTACGGATTGTGTGACCCCCATGTGCCCATTAATGGGCGGCCAAGAACGACTTTATTAAACGGTTTCCATTTCTCTTTTATTGTCTGAATGGAAGCCAGAGCGTCGACAGTGGCTTTAAGATCGATAAACTCTTCACCGTGCGACAACAGCGTCGTTTGAACCACGATATTCTTATAGCCTTCGTTTTGCAGATCAGCCATCGTACCGAGTACGTTTTTAACTTGGTAAAAACCTTGTGGTACCTCGGGATGATTTTTTTGATACTCATCATCCGATGCGCGTCTATGCCAGATTTTACGGATAATACTCGAGGTAAATGCAAATCGGACGGGAGTATCAGGGTAGGCGTTTTGTACCTGTTCTTGTATACCAATAAGTGACCCGATTGCCGTGTCATAGCTTGTACCAAATGCGGCGAGTACAATAGCAGATTTTTCTGTTTTAGCGGGAGAATCCGAAGCGTGAGTAACAGGGATAATAGGCAAGGTGGTCAATAGCCCGATAGAGATGATCTTTAGTGCCTTGCGCGGTATGTTATGTATATTAAACATGCCATTAAAACATTTAGAATTTAACATTTTTATATTCCGTAAGTTTAAGTACAACGTCCTTTCCATCATATGGTGATTCTATTGATGGGGTTCGTGTGACATTTATTTTTGGCTTACAGGATTGAATATCGGGACCGGCCATAAATAGGCCAGTAAACCACGAGTAACCCGCTCGCCTTTACAAACTCTAGTCTCAGAGCTTTTATCATTATTCAGGCAGGTCTCCTGGCTTTTGGGTCAACATCTGGCAGCGCGCCTTCCCGGATATTATCCAGTGGACTAATGTCTGCCGACTCTCCAATTACAGTTGCGGGCACAGCTCAAGCGTCTAACTTGATTCCCTTTTAAGTGTTATTTAACCTAAACACAGAATAATGGGCATTGAGTGATGTCCATTATTCTGTGTTCAGGTCAATTTAATAAATATTACACCTGAATGACAATCATATTGCCTTAAAAACATCAATTATAATAGTGATTAATATCAACAAATATAGATATGTTTTTTTACGTGACATATAAAGAAAAAGAATCGTACGACTATTTAACCGTGTCAAATTAAACAATGACGTTGTGTGAAAATTGTCAGTTATGGTAAATACCATCCCATTTAGGATAGAAATAGGCCATACGTCGATTTTATAATCGTAATACCCTTCTTTATGAGAGGTTCGTCACTGTTTATCGTAGATATTATTTCTATAAGAATTTTTCCTGTGCGCACATACCTCATTTTAATTCAATAATATTAGTAAGTTATATTTTTTGATTAAAAACTCTTCATATCAATTACTGATATTTTTCATGGTTATGGTTTTATCATTTAATCTAAATTGATATTTATCAATTTTATTATCGATGCTGTATGAGAGACTTTGGAAATATTTAGTGATAGGTAGTGCTCGTTTATATCTTCTGAGTACTATTTTATAAAGTGAATCAGGTTAAATCCCTGAACTGTACCCGCAACTGTGAACGAAATATCTAATCTCGTGTGGTTGAATATATACTTCGTAAGTCAGAACCTGCTAAATAACCAACAATCAAACAGCCTGGGCGGGATCACTCAGAGTCATTGTATTTCGATTTCGGCCGCATTTAATGTTTGATTATATATAACTATCCCGATTGTGCCGGAGTTTCTGTTAGTGGGTAAATTAAAGCGTTCGAAAAGCAATAAAGAGCTGCGCTGGGGCTATACCACCGGGGCTTGTGCGGCGGCGGCGGCTCGCGCGGCAGTTCGGATGCTTATTTCGGATAATCCGTTCTCTCAAATAGACATTCAACTTCCCAATCGAGACTTGGTGACATTTCAACTGGTTCGTTTAGAACGAATCGTTGAACGACAAACCGAACAAGTACTTGCCGGTATTATTAAAGATGGGGGAGATGACCCCGACTGTACCCATGGCCTAGAGATTCAGTGTACGGCTAAATGGAGTCGCTATCCCGGCATTCAACTCAAAGGCGGGGAAGGGATCGCGACTGTGACGCTTCCGGGGCTTGAACTTCCGGTCGGTGAACCTGCTATCAACCCGATACCTAGGGCCAATATCCTCGAAATGGTGCGGCTAGAGTGGGATCATTTAACGTCAACATTTCCACCAAACAACAATAATGATTTAGGCGAACCACATTCTGGGCTTGAACTTACTATTTCGGCTCCCGGAGGAGTAGAAGCCGCGAAACAGACCATCAGTGAAAGGCTAGGTTTGATTGGTGGAATCTCTATTTTGGGTACGCGTGGAACGGTAAAGCCATTCTCTACATCTGCTTATGCGGCGTCAGTGAGACAGTCGGTTCAGGTTGCGAAAAGCAATGGTTTAGAACACGTTATCTTAACCACGGGTAGCCGTTCAGAAAAATCGGCGATCAAGCAATGGCCAGAGCTGACAGAATTGGCGTTTATTCAGGCCGGCGATTTTATTGGCGTTGGGTTAAGAGCGGCGAAACGCTTTCACGTAAAGCGGGTCACCTTGGTGGTCATGATCGGTAAATTAGGCAAATTAATTTCCGGTCGAATGATGACTCATGTATCTGGTCATGCTATCGATTTCAAGCACCTTAGCAATCTTGCCAGAGAGGCAAATGTATCCTCTTTCTTATGCGATAAAATTTCTGACGCCAACACCGGACGCCATGTGTTAGAACTGGTTAGAGAAAACCGACCAGAGTTGTTTCTTGAGCGCTTGTGTCAGGAGGCAAAAATGCATGCGGATCATTATGTAACCTATGACCTAGGTATCGACGTCATTTTAATCGATTTCGATGGCAAACCCTTAGCCCGATATCCCGATGTAAATTCTATATCAAACCCCACCAAACCTATTGACCAACTTTCAGGTGAAAAGACATGGACACAATGAAACAGATGACCCAACAAGGGCAGGTAATTGAGAATGACTCGTTCTCAATTATCGATCACGAGGTCCACCAAATTCACGGTGGTCACCCGTTTGACGAGAAGCAGTGGCCGGTTGTGCGAAGGGCTATTCATACCACGGGTGATTTCGAGTTTGCTCAGTTGTTTCGGTTTGGTGATGGGGCAGTGGAAGCAGGAATTGACGCGCTAAAAGCGGGTTGTGCAATTATTAGTGATGTGACGATGATCACCAGTGGTTTAAGCGCCCAGCGACTATCGGTATATAAAAATGATACCCACTGTTTTATCAGTGACGAGGAGGTAATTACCATTGCAAAATCGAAGGGTGAAACTAGAGCTATTTGGGCTATGCGCCGAGCACGGGATCTGGGCTTATTGGATGGTGCGATAATTGGCATCGGTAATGCCCCTACTGCTTTGTTTGAAGTTCTAAGGATGGTGGAAGCGGAGGAGATAAAACCGGCACTAATCGTTGGTATCCCTGTTGGGTTTGTTAAAGCTAAAGAGTCCAAACAGGCCCTCATTGACCAGAGCAAAGTGCCTTATATTGCAAGTGTCGGCCGTAAAGGCGGCAGCCCTATTGTGGTGTCGACTATTCACGCACTTCTTTATCAAACGGTATAAGTCTATGGCAAGTATTACGGTAATTGGTGTGGCTGAAGATGGTTGTATGAGCTTAACCAGCAGGGCAGTTAATGCTGTGTCGAAAGCCAGATTTGTAGCAGGTCATCCTCGTCATATGGCATGGTTTCCTCAATTCGATGGTGCCTTTCTGGATATGACCCAAGGTTTTTCTGTCTGGTTAAATAAGGTGATCGATGCGTCTGAAGAAGGGGATGTTGTGGTTCTCGCTTCCGGTGATCCTCTTTTCTTTGGAATCGGAACCACCTTACTGAAAAGGTTACCAGCAGAAGAACTTCTTTTTGTTCCAACCCAAAGTTCGGCCCAACTTGCTTTTTCTCGATTGGGATTAACGTGGTCGACGGCTCAGTTTCTCTCTTGCCATGGTAGAGAGCGTGCAGGAATGGTGGCACAGATGCAGTCAGGTCATCTGTTTGCGATTTTGACGGATTATAAAAACACACCGCAAATTGTGGCAAAGCACATGCAACAGTTCAGTGAAACAGGCTGGAAACTCACCGTTTGTGAGCAACTTGGTGGAACAGCAGAGCACATTCGTTCGTTTTCGGTCGAGGAATTGGCCAGCAGCGAAATCTTGTTCGATGGATTGAATATCATTGTCGCGCAACGGAAAAAACACGCAAGATGGGGTGGCAATGGTCAGTTTTCTAATGATGATAGCTTTGTCATGCGTATGCCACAAAAGGGACTGATTACTAAGCAAGCGGTTCGAAATCTTGCTCTTACCAGTATGTGCATTCAGTCAGAGGACACGGTTTGGGATATCGGTGCAGGTTCAGGGTCTATCTCGATCGAGTCCGCTAAATTTGCCACAAAAGGCAAGGTGTTTGCTGTGGAATGCAATCAAACTTGCTTTGAACACATTGAAGCGAATATACGCGCGCATGCAACCGATAATGTTCAGCTTATCTCTGACGCAGCCCCGAATGCGCTGATAGACCTGCCTAATCCCGACGCCGTTTTTATTGGTGGAAGTCGAGGCGCGATGAACGACATTCTTTCCTATGTGTGGGGCGCACTCAATAACGGTGGTCGTCTAGTCGTTTCAGCCGTCACGATGGACACCGTCGTA harbors:
- a CDS encoding ABC transporter substrate-binding protein, which codes for MLRCLLILLALVSVPEALAYERIVLLAPAAGDILIRLGVQDKVVGVTRSNDDFPNALKVGSHIKPNVELLKGLKPDLLIISSNRFFSEYMSQQLDVEVMKYDPVTLDQILTQITSLGERVNRPSEANKLVQELVHVREQIQPLKQRPRVVFEVTESPFMVAGDKSIVNGIIGAAGGDLIAPTGRKVAKFNIESILIEDPDYYIYQIGPMNKRPTLPSNRPNYSILSSKFMQVDQLEFSRANTRSFYLSLELNHRFNTQQ
- a CDS encoding ABC transporter ATP-binding protein — its product is MANIKIQNLEYRRSDFSLNVPSLTIASGEKVALMGENGCGKSTLINLLAGLIETPQQSIFYQQQPLEEIAHSTRARLFSVLPQFSDISFPFSVLEVALLGRYVHLKTNEFQQQDKDKTIELLKLLDIEQYKKRSYSDLSGGEKRRVMLARVLNQEAPIIYLDEPNSSLDIRHTLEIFDHLHQLPQTVITSVHDINLAYRYFERFLFFKKGELIYDVLRDQVTPQLLSEVYDVTVSSDTTSFSFCS
- a CDS encoding iron ABC transporter permease, with amino-acid sequence MRWTLVTIFIICMLLSTLIGPNWINPFDMSQIEYKILTELRVPRVLFSAVIGAMLGLSGSIYQLTLKNPLADSFTTGAASSSALGAVLAISLGMPVHFVSVFAFITGLGGLTMVYRMSLTAGRINPITMILAGVVMNVVASAVISFSKYYFEDSLNSIVYWLMGGIFMVNLERLTICTLLFSGVFFYLHRNSMKLNILALDEHSAQSLGVNVHRLRSKVFIASTLLVSVAVSFSGIIGFVGLIVPHISRSLFGSDMKHNIFYSSLFGAFLLMASDTIARVIIPGGAELPVGIMTAVFGGAFFFYLLKHRREHFWNG
- a CDS encoding ABC transporter permease, with translation MLDGVVGIYYRECTVLKKKIIRVILAAAVPPFLYLMAFGYGVGKGTTIEGIEYLTFLLPGLLAMSSMNHSYNIASEINISRFYLKIFEEYLLSPNQRWQIVAGEVAYGVTKGMIPVAVVAIYSVFCGISLHFSIQFALALLLHLVAFALIGFIISLKMKNHRDQATMNSFVITPMMFLSGTFFPVDQMPMIIQILAKFSPLTYSADLIRSSLLDTPFNTSSLAILFVLTLILLFVANRIVYKVEA
- a CDS encoding ABC transporter ATP-binding protein, with amino-acid sequence MISDQHHTDDAFIEVKSLTRYFGKSKAVDEMSFSLRCGEVCAFLGPNGAGKTTTIKMMTGLLEPDSGQVLYEKIENRSNRHELRRLIGVVPQHNNVDRELTSVENLKVHGLLYKMRGADLTQAIDECLEFAGLTEHKDKPASKLSGGMKRKLVIARALMHKPKILFLDEPTVGLDPHSRRKMWSFLNKINKERNCTIFLTTHYIEEAERLADRVIFIDSGKIITQGTAENLKHNLGRYVLEIETEDFHQEFFDNREQALEKLADISHEPLETRSKKTRVRETSVRETTLEDVFLHFTGKRLIKNA
- a CDS encoding sirohydrochlorin cobaltochelatase is translated as MLNSKCFNGMFNIHNIPRKALKIISIGLLTTLPIIPVTHASDSPAKTEKSAIVLAAFGTSYDTAIGSLIGIQEQVQNAYPDTPVRFAFTSSIIRKIWHRRASDDEYQKNHPEVPQGFYQVKNVLGTMADLQNEGYKNIVVQTTLLSHGEEFIDLKATVDALASIQTIKEKWKPFNKVVLGRPLMGTWGSHNPYREDLDQLAEALASDVKRAKENNTALIYMGHGNDHLSTGLYYELQEVMNKRYPDVNIYVGLVEGYPNFDNIMEQLKRDAIQSVAVKPLMVVAGDHASNDMAGDDDDSWKVMLSKQNIKVTPLLEGLGSKESIQKIYLQHLVDAAKDANITLR
- a CDS encoding cobalt-precorrin-5B (C(1))-methyltransferase, which codes for MGKLKRSKSNKELRWGYTTGACAAAAARAAVRMLISDNPFSQIDIQLPNRDLVTFQLVRLERIVERQTEQVLAGIIKDGGDDPDCTHGLEIQCTAKWSRYPGIQLKGGEGIATVTLPGLELPVGEPAINPIPRANILEMVRLEWDHLTSTFPPNNNNDLGEPHSGLELTISAPGGVEAAKQTISERLGLIGGISILGTRGTVKPFSTSAYAASVRQSVQVAKSNGLEHVILTTGSRSEKSAIKQWPELTELAFIQAGDFIGVGLRAAKRFHVKRVTLVVMIGKLGKLISGRMMTHVSGHAIDFKHLSNLAREANVSSFLCDKISDANTGRHVLELVRENRPELFLERLCQEAKMHADHYVTYDLGIDVILIDFDGKPLARYPDVNSISNPTKPIDQLSGEKTWTQ
- a CDS encoding precorrin-8X methylmutase, giving the protein MDTMKQMTQQGQVIENDSFSIIDHEVHQIHGGHPFDEKQWPVVRRAIHTTGDFEFAQLFRFGDGAVEAGIDALKAGCAIISDVTMITSGLSAQRLSVYKNDTHCFISDEEVITIAKSKGETRAIWAMRRARDLGLLDGAIIGIGNAPTALFEVLRMVEAEEIKPALIVGIPVGFVKAKESKQALIDQSKVPYIASVGRKGGSPIVVSTIHALLYQTV
- the cbiE gene encoding precorrin-6y C5,15-methyltransferase (decarboxylating) subunit CbiE; this encodes MASITVIGVAEDGCMSLTSRAVNAVSKARFVAGHPRHMAWFPQFDGAFLDMTQGFSVWLNKVIDASEEGDVVVLASGDPLFFGIGTTLLKRLPAEELLFVPTQSSAQLAFSRLGLTWSTAQFLSCHGRERAGMVAQMQSGHLFAILTDYKNTPQIVAKHMQQFSETGWKLTVCEQLGGTAEHIRSFSVEELASSEILFDGLNIIVAQRKKHARWGGNGQFSNDDSFVMRMPQKGLITKQAVRNLALTSMCIQSEDTVWDIGAGSGSISIESAKFATKGKVFAVECNQTCFEHIEANIRAHATDNVQLISDAAPNALIDLPNPDAVFIGGSRGAMNDILSYVWGALNNGGRLVVSAVTMDTVVDIYQWAKSNNLNFDAQLVNISNTQPLAQYLRYQAENPIHLFSIVKSKYPSGEINE